Proteins co-encoded in one Actinomadura luteofluorescens genomic window:
- a CDS encoding DivIVA domain-containing protein, which produces MPLTPADVRNKQFSTTRLRPGYDEEEVDAFLDEVEAELDRLIQENEELRAKLAECLRGKVPAMAAPIVEPKPDIQKIPEPPRPEPQPQPEPEPVLGGLGMSSPAPSGEDNMDTAARVLALAQQTADQAIADARREADETLGRARREAEEILGKARRQADQIVSEARSRAEALDRDAQERHRQVMGSLVQQREELEREVDNLRAFEREYRSRLKVYLEGQLRDLEAGSTETGAFAAVPGAAPMQTQQNTPQTGPQTGPQNALPHADNRNGGGAPAPGTFPAPEHAQQVQHSATGAFHSGGDNPPHDRR; this is translated from the coding sequence ATGCCGCTGACACCCGCCGATGTGCGGAACAAGCAGTTCAGTACCACCAGGCTGAGGCCGGGGTACGACGAGGAGGAGGTGGACGCCTTCCTCGACGAGGTCGAGGCGGAGCTCGACCGCCTCATCCAGGAGAACGAGGAGCTGCGGGCCAAACTGGCCGAGTGCCTGCGCGGCAAGGTTCCCGCCATGGCCGCTCCCATCGTGGAGCCCAAGCCGGACATCCAGAAGATCCCCGAGCCTCCCCGGCCCGAGCCGCAGCCGCAGCCCGAGCCGGAGCCCGTCCTCGGCGGTCTCGGCATGTCCTCCCCCGCCCCCAGCGGCGAGGACAACATGGACACCGCGGCCCGCGTGCTCGCGCTCGCGCAGCAGACGGCCGACCAGGCGATCGCCGACGCCCGGCGCGAGGCCGACGAGACGCTCGGCCGCGCCCGCCGCGAGGCCGAGGAGATCCTCGGCAAGGCCCGCCGGCAGGCCGACCAGATCGTCAGCGAGGCCCGCTCCCGCGCCGAGGCCCTCGACCGCGACGCCCAGGAGCGGCACCGCCAGGTCATGGGCTCGCTCGTGCAGCAGCGCGAGGAGTTGGAGCGCGAGGTCGACAACCTGCGCGCCTTCGAGCGCGAGTACCGCAGCCGCCTGAAGGTCTACCTCGAGGGCCAGCTGCGCGACCTGGAGGCGGGCAGCACCGAGACCGGCGCGTTCGCCGCCGTCCCGGGCGCGGCCCCCATGCAGACGCAGCAGAACACGCCGCAGACCGGTCCGCAGACGGGCCCGCAGAACGCTCTGCCGCACGCCGACAACCGCAACGGCGGCGGCGCGCCGGCACCGGGCACGTTCCCCGCGCCCGAGCACGCCCAGCAGGTCCAGCACTCGGCGACGGGCGCTTTCCACTCCGGCGGTGACAACCCGCCGCACGACAGGCGCTGA
- a CDS encoding YggT family protein — protein sequence MNIVGSVLQGILYLFLLFLIGRLVLEVLQSFARQWKPTGVVLVIAEATYTVTDPPLKLLRRFIPPIRLGNVALDLSFTVLILVVWVLIVFVGSIFGGG from the coding sequence GTGAACATCGTTGGATCCGTCCTGCAGGGCATCCTGTACCTCTTCCTGCTGTTCCTGATCGGCAGGCTGGTCCTGGAGGTGCTGCAGTCGTTCGCCCGGCAATGGAAGCCGACCGGGGTGGTGCTGGTGATCGCTGAAGCGACCTACACGGTCACCGATCCTCCGCTGAAACTCCTCAGGCGTTTCATCCCGCCCATCCGGCTGGGTAACGTTGCCCTGGACCTCAGCTTCACGGTCCTCATCCTTGTGGTCTGGGTCTTGATCGTCTTCGTCGGTTCCATATTCGGCGGAGGTTAG
- a CDS encoding cell division protein SepF — protein sequence MASAMRKMAVYLGLVEDDRYDDKYGEYDEYEVYDEETDTGQGRRRDDESGGQLTRAEEASDRDRDHHSTSTIERRSVALYESGTTDLARITTLHPRTYNEARTIGEHFREGTPVIMNLTEMVDSDAKRLVDFAAGLVFGLHGSIERVTNKVFLLSPVNVEVTAEDKARMAERGFFNQS from the coding sequence ATGGCCAGCGCGATGCGCAAGATGGCGGTCTACCTCGGCCTTGTGGAGGACGATCGCTACGACGACAAGTACGGCGAATACGACGAGTACGAGGTCTACGACGAGGAGACCGACACCGGGCAAGGCCGCCGTCGCGATGACGAATCCGGCGGTCAGCTTACCCGAGCCGAAGAGGCGTCGGACCGCGATCGCGACCATCACTCCACGTCGACCATCGAGCGACGGTCCGTGGCGCTCTACGAGTCCGGTACCACCGACCTTGCGCGTATCACTACGCTGCATCCGAGGACCTACAACGAGGCGAGGACGATCGGGGAGCACTTCCGGGAGGGCACGCCGGTGATCATGAATCTGACCGAGATGGTCGACAGCGACGCCAAGCGCCTGGTCGACTTCGCGGCGGGTCTCGTGTTCGGGCTGCACGGCAGCATCGAGCGTGTTACCAACAAGGTGTTCCTGCTGTCGCCCGTCAACGTCGAGGTGACGGCGGAGGACAAGGCCCGGATGGCAGAACGTGGGTTCTTCAACCAGAGCTGA
- a CDS encoding YggS family pyridoxal phosphate-dependent enzyme — protein MTDQDHTGAAADGAAAERRAEIAEGLAAVRERIAAACAAAGRGEDEITLIAVTKTFPASDVRLLAGLGVTEVGENRDQEARPKAADCADLPLTWHFVGRLQTNKARAVAGYSDVVHSVDRSRLVTALADGAARTGRTLRCLVQVSLDEAGKRGEVGERGGAVPGDVPGLADEIAAAPGLELGGVMAVAPLGADPLPAFARLAETAERMRRNHPDARIVSAGMSGDLEQAIACGATHLRIGTALLGGRRAIVR, from the coding sequence GTGACCGACCAGGACCACACCGGCGCCGCCGCGGACGGCGCCGCCGCCGAGCGGCGCGCCGAGATCGCCGAGGGCCTGGCCGCCGTCCGGGAGCGCATCGCCGCGGCGTGCGCGGCCGCCGGCCGCGGCGAGGACGAGATCACCCTGATCGCGGTGACCAAGACGTTCCCGGCGTCCGACGTGCGGCTGCTGGCCGGGCTGGGCGTCACCGAGGTCGGGGAGAACCGCGACCAGGAGGCCCGCCCGAAGGCCGCCGACTGCGCCGACCTCCCGCTCACCTGGCACTTCGTCGGCCGGCTCCAGACCAACAAGGCGCGAGCCGTGGCCGGCTACTCCGACGTCGTGCACTCCGTGGACCGCTCGCGGCTGGTCACGGCCCTCGCCGATGGCGCCGCCCGCACCGGCCGCACGCTCCGCTGCCTCGTGCAGGTCTCCCTCGACGAGGCGGGGAAGCGGGGCGAGGTGGGGGAGCGGGGCGGGGCCGTGCCCGGCGACGTCCCCGGCCTGGCGGACGAGATCGCCGCCGCCCCCGGCCTGGAGCTCGGCGGCGTGATGGCCGTGGCGCCCCTCGGAGCCGACCCGCTGCCCGCCTTCGCCCGGCTCGCGGAGACGGCGGAGCGAATGAGGCGGAACCATCCGGACGCGCGGATCGTCAGTGCGGGTATGAGCGGCGATCTGGAGCAGGCGATCGCGTGCGGCGCGACACACCTGCGGATCGGTACGGCGTTGCTCGGCGGCCGACGGGCAATCGTCAGGTAA